In Macaca fascicularis isolate 582-1 chromosome 12, T2T-MFA8v1.1, the genomic stretch gggtcttggggccagatccttcatgaatggcttggtggcCTCCTACAGTAACAAGTGGGTTCTCGTGCTGGTAGCTCATGGAgggctggttgtttaaaagggcCTGGCACTTCCCGCCCTTTTGTTTGCTCTCACCACGTGATgcgcctgctcctgctttgccttccaccatgaataaGCCCTCCcagaggtctccccagaagcctCGATGATGACACACAGGctcccatgttggccagctggtctgcCACTCTGTGAGGCCTCAGTGGTGCTGGCAGAGGCCCTGAGGGTGAGAAAGAAAAACTCATACCTGGACTTTATGTCAATCCCTGACAGGATGAAATGTGTTTTACCTTCTCCCGGTGGAAGAGATCTGATGCCATCAACTTCCATCCAATGGGTGGTTGGTCTtctctgtgtttcccaggcttaGCACTGTGCCAGGGGCTCAGTGCCAGTCCCACAGGCAGGGCAGACAGGCAGCAGAAGGAGCTGGAGCCACTTTGGTGAGAGGGAACCCCTGCTTCTCCCCCGGGCAAAGCCCCCATTTTCTGTCTTGGATATTCTGTTTGCAAGCCCATTGCTCAGGAACTGGAGTGGCCAAGGACAGGCCCCCGTTGGCTGAGCCATCATGTTAACTTGGTAGATTGTACCTCTGTTGGCACACATTGCACCCTCTCCCATAGGTCCATTCTTTTCTCCAGGCTTTCTTTTCCAGATCTTTCAATCCTGCTCTTCCAAACCCTGGCCATGCAGCTAGGCTACTGGCCACACACAGCCTTCCTCAAGAGCCTCAGGGAGCTGCTCTGTGACTCTCCAGGTGGGACTTGCCTGAGGCTCCTGGTGGCTTCACTGTCCACCGTGAGATCTTCCAGGTCATAGGGCCCAAACTGCAAGGTTACTTTTACTGCAGCCTAGAGCTGCTGCAGACTCCTTTCTAGCACTGGGCCCAGTGCTAGAAAGCTACTAGCCTCTGGCAGCGTTTGCCAAGTAGGTCCTAGAAGCCTGCCCAAGTGTGACCTGTGCTGCCTTCAAAGCCCAAATCGATTCACCAAGCATTGTGTTCCTTTCTCAGGGGAAGGGGAGCAGACAGCACAGTCACGGCATTGGTTACTCCAGAGGGAATATCCCAACAAGCACTGGAGCCCTGGGGTGCAACTGCACTGACGTGGCCACCCCTGGCTCTATGTGGGGTTTATCTCCTCACCTTCTAGGGGGCCTTTTCCAATGCATCCAGAGTACTTCCTGCTTCTTACTAGCAAGTCTGATGAACACAGAGTTATCAAGATCGTGGGCCAATGTGATACTCTGCAGAACGTGCAAATACTCCACATGTTCTAGACTCCCTCATGACAGAACAGAACCAACTCAGCCTGGGGAAGGCCTGTGTCTGTGCACTGAGATCTGTCCCTTGTGCAGTATGCTGCCTCTGACAACCTTCCCTGATGTTAGAGAAAGGATGTGTTTGCTGAGGCAGTGGCTTCAAGCCACGAATGCGAGACCGTGTTCATCTGACCCAGTGAAGGCATCCCACCCAGCAGGACAGCTAGCACTGGGCTCCCGCTTGGTTAAATTGGTAGTGGCTGGATCCAGTCCAGACAGGGGCGAGCTTAGGACGTTGAATGGGGATTGGTTAGGGTCTCCGTGCCTGCATCCCTCAAGGCTTTGAAGGGGGAGCTAATCCCTGGTGTTCCCCTGAGATGTGATGCTGTTGTCGAATCACTGACTTAGCAGGAGATCCACCGGGCCAGGGGCGCCCACTTGGCCTTTCCTACGATAGCTCTTATCCCACAGCCCTGGGAACCTCAGCTAGAGTCcggctagctactcaggaagtcaTACCACGGCTGCTTTCCAGAACTGGAGGAAAGTCCAGTATCGGTCCAGGCACCCAGAGAACACGGGCCAGGACGCTGCCTCAGGGCACTGCAGGGGTTCCCTGCCCCACAAACCCTGCTCATGGCGGGGGAGGGAAGCACATGGGAGCCGCGTGTTCTCTGTCTCCATGGGATGCATGTTCTCTCTCTCCGTCGGCTGTGTATTCTCTCTCTCCGTGGGCCGCATGTTCTCTCTCCATGGGATGCATGTTCTCCCTCTCCATGGGCCACGTGTTCTTCCTCTCCATGGTATGTGTGTTCTCCCTCTCCATGGGATGTGTGTTCTCCCTCTCCATGGGATGTGTGTTCTCCCTCTCCATGGGATGCGTGTTCTCCCTCTCCATGGTATGTGTGTTCTCCCTCTCCATGGGATGCGTGTTCTCCCTCTCCATGGGATGCATGTTCTCCCTCTCCGTGGGACATGTGCTCTCCCTCTCCATGGGATGCATGTTCTCTCTCTCGGTGGGATGCATGTTCTCCCTCCCCATGGGATGCGTGTTCTCTCTCTCCGTGGGATGCGTGTTCTCTCTCTCCATGGGATGCGTGTTCTCTCTCTCCATGGGATGCGTGTTCTCCCTCTCCATGGGATGTGTGTTCTCCCTCTCCATGGGATGCGTGTTCTCCCTCTCCATGGGATGTGTGTTCTCCCTCTCCATGGGATGCGTGTTCTCCCTCTCCATGGTATGTGTGTTCTCCCTCTCCATGGGATGCGTGTTCTCTCTCTCCATGGGATGCGTGTTCTCCCTCTCCGTGGGACATGTGCTCTCCCTCTCCATGGGATGCATGTTCTCTCTCTCGGTGGGATGCATGTTCTCCCTCCCCATGGGATGCGTGTTCTCTCTCTCCGTGGGATGCGTGTTCTCTCTCTCCATGGGATGCGTGTTCTCTCTCTCCATGGGATGCGTGTTCTCCCTCTCCGTGGGACATGTGCTCTCCCTCTCCATGGGATGCATGTTCTCTCTCTCGGTGGGATGCGTGTTCTCTCTCTCCGTGGGATGCGTGTTCTCTCTCTCCGTGGGATGCGTGTTCTCTCTCTCCGTGGGATGCGTGTTCTCCCTCTCCATGGTATGTGTGTTCTCCCTCTCCATGGGATGCATGTTCTCTCTCTCCATGGGATGCGTGTTCTCCCTCTCCGTGGGACATGTGCTCTCCCTCTCCGTGGGATGCATGTTCTCTCTCTCGGTGGGATGCATGTTCTCCCTCCCCATGGGATGCGTGTTCTCTCTCTCCGTGGGATGCGTGTTCTCTCTCTCCATGGGATgcgtgttctctctctctgtgggaTGCGTGTTCTCTCTCTCCATGGGATGTGTGTTCTCTCGCTCCATGGGATGCATGTTCTCTCTCTCCGTGGGATGCATGTTCTCCCTCTCGGTGGGACATGTGCTCTCCCTCTCCATGGGATGTGTCTCTCCATAGGACGCGTGTTCTCTCTCTCCGTGGGATACATATTCTCCCTCTCCAGTGGACttgtgctctccctctccttcaaTCTCTAGGTTCTGGGTCTGCGATTTGACTTGAATCTGAGCAAGGGGTTGTGACTGTCCTCAGGGCACTGACCTCTGTGGCCTCTCCTGCATCCTTGATCACATTTTCTGATGTGTGTTAGGCAGAACATTGGTTGCCCCCGGGAGCACCCTGTCCCTGAGCTGATGCCCGGGGGGTTCTGTCTCTGAGGGTTGGGTTCCTTCCATGCCCCCATCCCCCACTCCCTGTTCAATGTGGGAATTCGGGCTGTGACCACCATTAGGCCCTTTCTCTCCTGGACGCTTCCTCCGGGAGGATGCTAGGGAGCCAGCCTTGTCCCCCAGCTGCCCTGGCCCCGCCTGCAGAGGACAGCTGCCCCGGAGCTTGCGGTGATGCTGGGGCCCCTCGAAGAGCACCGCAGGCCACCTTGTAGCCGACCTGCTGAAAAATAAACTCCTGGACGTCCAGCAACAGAGTGGGGCATGAGGGAAGCAGAAAGCGCTGTGGCTGCCGAGgtcagggcaggagggaaggCCAGGACACAGCACTGGATAGGGTGGAAGAGAGGAGTGTGACTGTGTCAGCCGCCACCCACTCAGAAATCCACCCAGTTTGCTGGTTGAAAAACAGAGCTCATTAGATTATATTTAAGCACACATATTGCTGAATCCCTGTCAATGGAGCTGCAAACCTCCGAGGAACCTGGGACAGGCCCTGCCTCCCCCGTCTGGGGCTTGCTGTGCTTGGGAATGGAGGGGCTGAGCTGGGCAGCCCACACCTGTCCCCATCACTGCAGAGACCCAGGGGCTCTGCCCTCCTGCAGCCCAACGGTCTGGTGAGCTGAGGTTCTGGGGTCCCCACCCCAGCAGGGCCTCAGGGGCTTCCCTCTGCTCAGGCGAGAGTCCACTTTGTTCCATTAACCTCCTGGCTTGTGTTTCAGGAGGGACATGGAGCCTGGCCTTGGGGACAGGGGCAGAGCCTCAGAGCACGTGGATGAGGAGGGCCCTAAAGCACCTCCACCaggggagcagggggaggccCGAGGCCTGCCCTGCGGCCCCCAGTGTAGCCCCGAAGAGGAACTCCCTGCCATGGGAATGAGGAGCTCGGTAGCTGAAGACCAAGCCCTGTCCCACCCTGTGCAGGGCCCGGCACAGCCTGGAAAGACACGTAAGTGACGCCTGACCCATGCTCTGAGACTGGGGCCATTTCCCTCCCTGATGGCTGCTGACTCTGCAGGGACTGAGCGGTCAGCCCCAACTCCAGGTCACTCACCACCTCACACCGATGCGTCCCAGCCGCCGCCATGCCCTACTCCTTCCAGCACAGGGGTCCTCACCCTGAGGGAGAGGCCCCATCCCTGCCCCACGGAGCTGACCTTAAGGGTCCGTGGCACCCGATCCCACGATGTCTCACATGGCCAACAGGCCAGCCTGCTGTCCTGGAGGAAATGCAAGGCTCAGACACCAGCGAGCCAGGTGGTCAAAGGGGCTCCCGAGGTGGGCGTTGGGCCTGAGGCCGACAGCAGGAGGAGGGTTGGGGTGGAGGAATGGTGGTGACAGCCAAGACTGAAGGGGCTGAGACCCTCAGATGAGCAGGAGCAAGGCTGGGAGGGGCTCATGgagaggccagaggaggccccGGCTGGGCCCAGGGGCAGAAGGGACTGTGCACCTGGGAGCCGGCAGGGACCTGCCCGGGGCCTGGTGGGGCTGGAGAAGAGTGGGCGTGATTCCACCCCTTGAGTTTGGGAGGAAACTTTCCAGGGCTAGGCCTGAGGTGAGGGTCTGGGGCAGCCCCAAGACGGCCCCAGTCTCTGCCTGGCTCACTGGGGGTGCTGGGGCTGATCCCAAGATGGGACTTGGAAGGGTGGGGTGGATGGCTGGACCCGAGGGCTGGGAGTTGGGTCTGAGGGACCCAGGGCTGGGACCTCTGTGGCCCCCAGCCCTTCCGTGTTGCCTGGTGTCTGGGGCCCTGTGTACAGGTGGTATAGGATTGAGGTGGGGGTGCCAGCGAGGTGAGGGCTGCCCACAGGGTCCACAGGGCCCATAGGACATGAGCGAGGGCTCTGTCCAACCAGCTCAGCCTGGGTGTCCACCCCTTGCTCTGCAGGCCTCAGGAGCAAAGACGGAGGAGCAGAGGCTGCCAGAGAAGGAGTCCGGCTCCTCGGAGACAGAGAAGCAGAAGTCATGGCCACCAGAGAAAGAGGAGTGGAGGTTGCCAAAGAAGGGGGCCAGCTCCTCAGAGACGGAGGATTGGAGGTTGTGGCctccagagaaggaggaggggaggtcGTGGCTGCCAGAGAAGGGGGCTGgctcttcagagacagaggagtGGAGGCTGGGActgatagagaaagaaaaggggaggcTGTGGCCAccaaaggaggaggagagaccaTGGCAGCCAGAGAAGGAGAAGTGGAGGCCATGgcagccagagaaggaggagcGGAGGCCATGGCCACCAGAGAAGGAGGAGCGGAGGCCGTGGCAGCCAGAGAAAGAGGAGCGGAGGCCATGGCAGCCAGAGCAGGAGGAGCGGAGGCCATGgcagccagagaaggaggagcGGAGGCCATGgcagccagagaaggaggagcGGAGGCCGTGgcagccagagaaggaggagcGGAGGCCGTGGCCAccaaaggaggaggagagaccaTGGCAGCTAGAGAAGGAGGAGCAGAGGCCGTGGCCaccagagaaagaggaggagaggccGTGGCCACcaaagaaggaagaggggaggccgtggcagccagagaaggaggagcGGAGGCCATGGCCgccagagaagaaggaagagagaccatggcagccagagaaggaggaggagagaccatggcagccagagaaggaggagcagAGGCTGTGGCCaccagagaaagaggaggagaggtcATGGCCaccaaagaaggaagagaggaggccGTGacagccagagaaggaggagcTGAGGACATGGCCACCAGAGAAGGAGCAGCAGAGACCATGTcagccagagaaggaggagcGGAGGCCATGGCcaccagagaaggaggaggaaagaccACGgcagccagagaaggaggagcaaaggctgTGGCCaccagagaaagaggaggagaggccATGGCcaccagagaagggagaggggaggccgtggcagccagagaaggaggagcGAAGGCCGTGgcagccagagaaggaggagtAGAGACCATGgcagccagagaaggaggaggagagactatggcagccagagaaggaggagcagAGGCTGTGGCcatgagagaaagaggaggagaggtcATGGCCaccaaagaaggaagagaggaggccgtggcagccagagaaggaggagcTGAGGACATGGCCACCAGAGAAGGAGCAGCAGAGACCATGTcagccagagaaggaggagcGGAGGCCGTGgcagccagagaaggaggagcagAGACCATAGTAgccagagaaagagaagcagaggcCGTGGCCAccagaggaggaagagcagaggcCGTGGCCaccagagaaagaggaggagaggccATGGCcaccagagaagggagaggggaggccgtggcagccagagaaggaggagtGGAGGCCATGGCCACCAGAGAAGGAGGAGCGGAGACCATGGCcaccagagaaggaggaggagagaccatagcagccagagaaggaggagtAAAGGCCGTGGCAgccagagaaagaggaggagagtcCGTGGCcactagagaaggaagaggggaggcTGTGGCAGCTAGAGAAGGAGGAGTGGAGGCCATAGCCAccaaagaaggaggaggagaggccatggcagccagagaaggaggagtAGAGACCACGgcagccagagaaggaggagcGGAGGCCATGGCCaccagagaaagaggaggagaggccGTGGCCACCAGAGAATGGGGCTGGCTCCTCAGAGACAGAGAAGTGGAGGCCATGACTGCCAAAGAAAATGAAGGGGATGCCATGGCCTCCAGAGAGGGAGGAGTGGAGGCCATAGCCACCAGAGAAGGAGGAGCGGAGACCATGGCcaccagagaaggaggaggagagaccatagcagccagagaaggaggagtAAAGGCCGTGGCAgccagagaaagaggaggagagtcCGTGGCcactagagaaggaagaggggaggcTGTGGCAGCTAGAGAAGGAGGAGTGGAGGCCATAGCCAccaaagaaggaggaggagaggccatggcagccagagaaggaggaataGAGACCATGgcagccagagaaggaggagcagAGGCCATGGCCaccagagaagaaggaagagagaccatgacagccagagaaggaggaggagagaccatggcagccagagaaggaggagcagAGGCTGTGGCCaccagagaaagaggaggagaggtcATGGCCaccaaagaaggaagagaggaggccGTGacagccagagaaggaggagcTGAGGACATGGCCACCAGAGAAGGAGCAGCAGAGACCATGTcagccagagaaggaggagcGGAGGCCATGGCcaccagagaaggaggaggaaagaccACGgcagccagagaaggaggagcGGAGGCCATGGCcaccagagaaggaggaggaaagaccACGgcagccagagaaggaggagcaaaggctgTGGCCaccagagaaagaggaggagaggccATGGCCAccagagaaggaagaggggaggccgtggcagccagagaaggaggagtAGAGACCATGgcagccagagaaggaggaggagagactatggcagccagagaaggaggggcagaggctgtggccatgagagaaagaggaggagaggtcATGGCCaccaaagaaggaagagaggaggccgtggcagccagagaaggaggagcTGAGGACATGGCCACCAGAGAAGGAGCAGCAGAGACCATGTcagccagagaaggaggagcGGAGGCCGTGgcagccagagaaggaggagcagAGACCATAGTAgccagagaaagagaagcagaggcCGTGGCCAccagaggaggaagagcagaggcCGTGGCCaccagagaaagaggaggagaggccATGGCcaccagagaagggagaggggaggccgtggcagccagagaaggaggagtGGAGGCCATGGCCACCAGAGAAGGAGGAGCGGAGACCATGGCcaccagagaaggaggaggagagaccatagcagccagagaaggaggagtAAAGGCCGTGGCAgccagagaaagaggaggagagtcCGTGGCcactagagaaggaagaggggaggcTGTGGCAGCTAGAGAAGGAGGAGTGGAGGCCATAGCCAccaaagaaggaggaggagaggccatggcagccagagaaggaggagtagagaccacagcagccagagaaggaggagcGGAGGCCATGGCCaccagagaaagaggaggagaggccGTGGCCACCAGAGAAGGGGGCTGGCTCCTCAGAGACAGAGGAGTGGAGGCCATGACTGCCAAAGAAAATGAAGGGGATGCCATGGCCTCCAGAGAGGGAGGAGTGGAGGCCGTGGCCACCAGAGAAGGAGGAGCGGAGGCCATGGCTGCCAGAGAAGAGGAGTGGAGGCCATGGCCaccagagaaggaggagaggaggccgTGGCCACCAGAGAAGGAGGAGCAGAGGCCGTGGCCAccagagaaggaagaggggaggcTGTGGCCACCAGAGAAGGAGGAGTGGAGGCCATGGCCACCAGAGAAGGCTGCCCCTCAGAGATGGAGGAGGGAAGGTGCCAGGCTTCAAGGTGAGTCAGGGCACTGCCTGTGGCCAAGGCCACCACATCTGCAGGTCTGGCCCTGCCCCAGCCAGACGCTTGTGGGTCGTGGCTCAAGAGTGGGTGGAGTGAAAGCCACCCCAGCTCCTGCTCCATGACAAGCCCCCAGGAAGAGACACCCCAAGCAGCCCAGTTGGATGCCCTCTCTGGGGTCCTGAGTCAACTCAGACCTGGGACCTCCACACATCCAGCCTCCTCCACATGGGGTGGCCAGAATCATGCCCTCCCTGCCACCCACAGCCCCTGCACCATCTTGCCCTGTGCACGCTGTGACAGCCTCTGCCCACTTCTGTGCACCCCAGAGCAGAGGCCTGGAGGCTTGAGAGACAGGGAGAGCCTGATGTGGCCACAGGCGAGGCAACAGCAGAAGGGTTGCTGGCCACCGTCCTCAGGCGGGACGTCcacctggcctctgcctccctcgGAGCAAGACCAGCGGTGGGAAAGCCCCAGGGGAGAGACAGCCCTGGCAGTGCCACACCACACCAGGCTCAGTGCCCAGCCAGCGTCCATGGGGACCTTGGTCCCTGGAAAGAGATGAAGAGTGACCAGATGGCATTCATGCCCTGCCTCAGGAGTCCCCAGTCTAGAGTGCCAGGATGGCATTCACGCCCCTGCCTTGGCAGTCCCCAGTCTAGAGTGCCAGGATGGCATTCATGCCCCTGCCTCGGGAGTCCCCAGTCTGTCCCGTCCCAGAGCCCTCCCCTGGCCCTTCCAGCTGGAGAGCAGGACCCTGAAAACAGAGGGTGTTTGGGGCTTGGATTCCAGTTGGATTCCGAGGGGGAAGCTCCGGGAGGAGCAGGGCGTGGTTGATAGAGATGGACAGGGAGCGGGTCTCCACAGAATCCCACCGGGCCTGCCTGGAGCCGGCCCACCATAGGCTGGGCGCAAGGTGGGGCTTCCCGGGCCAGCAACTGAGGCTCAGCCCAGGGCGCTGAGCAGCCCACATTCAGATAGGGGAGTCTGGGCCAGGTGCTGAGGGGGTCCAGGTCCCCTCAGTCCAGGTCGCACTGCTGGTGACTGCTGTGTGACCTCTCAAAAGTCACTGAACCCCTCACCATGAAATGCAGGAATTATTCCTGcttagaaaatgttttagaatatcTTGGATTTCACAGACACCGTTTATTTATACAAAGTACAGAGCTTAGGGCTTCCCTCCTGGTGGAGATTTTCTAAATCTAGCTGTTGTTTCTTTAGGAATAATGGTCCCCCTCTTTCCCCACAGCATCCTGCTTTGGTGAAGCAGCTGCCACCTACGTCTCCAGCCCGAGCCTGACCTCGCTTTCTGGCCCCCACCACTGGCTCACCCCCAGCCCTAGCCACTTCCCCAGGTCTGTCTCCAGCACCCACTACCCTGCCAGCCTGGACATTGCCTTCGGGGACCCTTGCAGCCCCCAGGGCGGAAGGCCTCCTATCCTGAAGCTGTCTAGGGCCAGTCCCAGGCCAGACTCCCACCCAGGGAGCTCCAGCCCAGCAGAACTAGAGGCGGAACAAGGGGTGCTTGGTGGGGAGGCTGGCCAGAGCAGGGTGGGGTCCCCAGGGCTCTCCTCTCACGCGCTGTCCACTGTTCACATGAGGATGGAACCTACCTTCTCCAAGCAACTGCAGACAGACAGTGGACATGAGGACAGGAAGATCTCTGCAGACCAGGAGAACAGTCAGGACGAGGGCTGGACCATGAGGAGGGACAGGCCAGCCTCAGAAGGCTCTGAATTCCAGGGCACAGGGTGGCCCTGATAACCCTGCCCAGAGACACTCTGGGACGGGGCAGAACCCCGCACCCGGGCAGAGGAGCACTGGCGCTACCATCCAACCCACTCCAGGTTCAGGTGGGCACTCAGGAAGGCGCGGAGCCCCATTTCCTGCATGACTCCACCCGGGTTGACAGTGGAGGGACTTTCCACGTGCTGAAGGCAGACCCCAG encodes the following:
- the LOC141408250 gene encoding uncharacterized protein isoform X5, translating into MNRFRSPGTCWCGNREANVFADRHAAGAASGRKPRRGRRGRDAVTHRDGRAPATQTGLPSMACGSSTLWASISGMEPLRQVLQKAKAVALYCSGPLWALKHFVTTGWTDAETECSQEAPGGAPFAGLINQGLTCYLNALLQCLFLTPEFRDRIQEKPWTSEPEQALGEIFRRLQRRCGPVPTSALTTCLGLHSSVQQDVAEVFLLLLQHLGRDELQEVFQSEVEKIIQCLVCGHEEHIPSGGRMLILPLASHTQLCGLEGAGQKPGKPANPSSGVSQDTEVLSFSLIQKFDDEDNRFFCEPCNAKTPASEETRFLRLPKVLILQVRELTFENGRFHKIQKPINIAQVLKLHTSPRELTLPKCKASHSGTLTPNPEQRVYHLYAMCCHSGDCSGGHYTALAQPPGRAEWFRFNDQQVHCVGPEFPLHHTFRQEPEAPGPDNGDMRTMTDVAAPKEKVPCPGVEGETLKTDSATVCWGGHSQSLSPLQDDEPICHRQSPAKKYRRDMEPGLGDRGRASEHVDEEGPKAPPPGEQGEARGLPCGPQCSPEEELPAMGMRSSVAEDQALSHPVQGPAQPGKTRLRSKDGGAEAAREGVRLLGDREAEVMATRERGVEVAKEGGQLLRDGGLEVVASREGGGEVVAAREGGWLFRDRGVEAGTDRERKGEAVATKGGGETMAAREGEVEAMAAREGGAEAMATREGGAEAVAARERGAEAMAARAGGAEAMAAREGGAEAMAAREGGAEAVAAREGGAEAVATKGGGETMAAREGGAEAVATRERGGEAVATKEGRGEAVAAREGGAEAMAAREEGRETMAAREGGGETMAAREGGAEAVATRERGGEVMATKEGREEAVTAREGGAEDMATREGAAETMSAREGGAEAMATREGGGKTTAAREGGAKAVATRERGGEAMATREGRGEAVAAREGGAKAVAAREGGVETMAAREGGGETMAAREGGAEAVAMRERGGEVMATKEGREEAVAAREGGAEDMATREGAAETMSAREGGAEAVAAREGGAETIVAREREAEAVATRGGRAEAVATRERGGEAMATREGRGEAVAAREGGVEAMATREGGAETMATREGGGETIAAREGGVKAVAARERGGESVATREGRGEAVAAREGGVEAIATKEGGGEAMAAREGGVETTAAREGGAEAMATRERGGEAVATREWGWLLRDREVEAMTAKENEGDAMASREGGVEAIATREGGAETMATREGGGETIAAREGGVKAVAARERGGESVATREGRGEAVAAREGGVEAIATKEGGGEAMAAREGGIETMAAREGGAEAMATREEGRETMTAREGGGETMAAREGGAEAVATRERGGEVMATKEGREEAVTAREGGAEDMATREGAAETMSAREGGAEAMATREGGGKTTAAREGGAEAMATREGGGKTTAAREGGAKAVATRERGGEAMATREGRGEAVAAREGGVETMAAREGGGETMAAREGGAEAVAMRERGGEVMATKEGREEAVAAREGGAEDMATREGAAETMSAREGGAEAVAAREGGAETIVAREREAEAVATRGGRAEAVATRERGGEAMATREGRGEAVAAREGGVEAMATREGGAETMATREGGGETIAAREGGVKAVAARERGGESVATREGRGEAVAAREGGVEAIATKEGGGEAMAAREGGVETTAAREGGAEAMATRERGGEAVATREGGWLLRDRGVEAMTAKENEGDAMASREGGVEAVATREGGAEAMAAREEEWRPWPPEKEERRPWPPEKEEQRPWPPEKEEGRLWPPEKEEWRPWPPEKAAPQRWRREGARLQASCFGEAAATYVSSPSLTSLSGPHHWLTPSPSHFPRSVSSTHYPASLDIAFGDPCSPQGGRPPILKLSRASPRPDSHPGSSSPAELEAEQGVLGGEAGQSRVGSPGLSSHALSTVHMRMEPTFSKQLQTDSGHEDRKISADQENSQDEGWTMRRDRPASEGSEFQGTGWP
- the LOC141408250 gene encoding uncharacterized protein isoform X3, with the translated sequence MNRFRSPGTCWCGNREANVFADRHAAGAASGRKPRRGRRGRDAVTHRDGRAPATQTGLPSMACGSSTLWASISGMEPLRQVLQKAKAVALYCSGPLWALKHFVTTGWTDAETECSQEAPGGAPFAGLINQGLTCYLNALLQCLFLTPEFRDRIQEKPWTSEPEQALGEIFRRLQRRCGPVPTSALTTCLGLHSSVQQDVAEVFLLLLQHLGRDELQEVFQSEVEKIIQCLVCGHEEHIPSGGRMLILPLASHTQLCGLEGAGQKPGKPANPSSGVSQDTEVLSFSLIQKFDDEDNRFFCEPCNAKTPASEETRFLRLPKVLILQVRELTFENGRFHKIQKPINIAQVLKLHTSPRELTLPKCKASHSGTLTPNPEQRVYHLYAMCCHSGDCSGGHYTALAQPPGRAEWFRFNDQQVHCVGPEFPLHHTFRSETPYLLLYRCQDTEDRQEPEAPGPDNGDMRTMTDVAAPKEKVPCPGVEGETLKTDSATVCWGGHSQSLSPLQDDEPICHRQSPAKKYRRDMEPGLGDRGRASEHVDEEGPKAPPPGEQGEARGLPCGPQCSPEEELPAMGMRSSVAEDQALSHPVQGPAQPGKTRLRSKDGGAEAAREGVRLLGDREAEVMATRERGVEVAKEGGQLLRDGGLEVVASREGGGEVVAAREGGWLFRDRGVEAGTDRERKGEAVATKGGGETMAAREGEVEAMAAREGGAEAMATREGGAEAVAARERGAEAMAARAGGAEAMAAREGGAEAMAAREGGAEAVAAREGGAEAVATKGGGETMAAREGGAEAVATRERGGEAVATKEGRGEAVAAREGGAEAMAAREEGRETMAAREGGGETMAAREGGAEAVATRERGGEVMATKEGREEAVTAREGGAEDMATREGAAETMSAREGGAEAMATREGGGKTTAAREGGAKAVATRERGGEAMATREGRGEAVAAREGGAKAVAAREGGVETMAAREGGGETMAAREGGAEAVAMRERGGEVMATKEGREEAVAAREGGAEDMATREGAAETMSAREGGAEAVAAREGGAETIVAREREAEAVATRGGRAEAVATRERGGEAMATREGRGEAVAAREGGVEAMATREGGAETMATREGGGETIAAREGGVKAVAARERGGESVATREGRGEAVAAREGGVEAIATKEGGGEAMAAREGGVETTAAREGGAEAMATRERGGEAVATREWGWLLRDREVEAMTAKENEGDAMASREGGVEAIATREGGAETMATREGGGETIAAREGGVKAVAARERGGESVATREGRGEAVAAREGGVEAIATKEGGGEAMAAREGGIETMAAREGGAEAMATREEGRETMTAREGGGETMAAREGGAEAVATRERGGEVMATKEGREEAVTAREGGAEDMATREGAAETMSAREGGAEAMATREGGGKTTAAREGGAEAMATREGGGKTTAAREGGAKAVATRERGGEAMATREGRGEAVAAREGGVETMAAREGGGETMAAREGGAEAVAMRERGGEVMATKEGREEAVAAREGGAEDMATREGAAETMSAREGGAEAVAAREGGAETIVAREREAEAVATRGGRAEAVATRERGGEAMATREGRGEAVAAREGGVEAMATREGGAETMATREGGGETIAAREGGVKAVAARERGGESVATREGRGEAVAAREGGVEAIATKEGGGEAMAAREGGVETTAAREGGAEAMATRERGGEAVATREGGWLLRDRGVEAMTAKENEGDAMASREGGVEAVATREGGAEAMAAREEEWRPWPPEKEERRPWPPEKEEQRPWPPEKEEGRLWPPEKEEWRPWPPEKAAPQRWRREGARLQASCFGEAAATYVSSPSLTSLSGPHHWLTPSPSHFPRSVSSTHYPASLDIAFGDPCSPQGGRPPILKLSRASPRPDSHPGSSSPAELEAEQGVLGGEAGQSRVGSPGLSSHALSTVHMRMEPTFSKQLQTDSGHEDRKISADQENSQDEGWTMRRDRPASEGSEFQGTGWP